The genome window GGCGCCCGCGGGGATTTGCATGCGGCGCCATCGCTACTCCAGGTTCTGCACCTGCTCGCGCATCTGCTCGATCAGCACCTTGAGCTCGACCGCAGCGCGCGTCAGGTCCTCGTCCTGCGCCTTCGACGCGAGTGTGTTCGCCTCGCGGTTCATTTCCTGGATCAGAAAATCGAGCCGCCTGCCGATCGGCTCCGCGCGTGCGAGCACGCCGCGGACCTCGGCGACGTGGCCGGCCAGGCGGTCGATCTCCTCGGTGACGTCGAGCCGCTGCGCGAGCAGCACGAGCTCCTGCTCGAGTCGCTCCGGCTGCGCCTGAACGTCGAGCCGAGCGAGACGCTCCTCGAGCTTCTGGCGGTAGCGGGCCTCGGCGCTCTCCACGCACGGCCGCACGGCCCCGAGCAGCGAGACGATCGCTTCGTTGCGCTCCTCGAGCGATGCGGCCAGTCGGCTCCCCTCCCGCGCTCGCGCCGCTTTCAAGGCGGCGGCTGCCTCCCGCAGCGAGCGCTTGGCCGGCTCCGCGAGCACGGCGAAATCGAGCTGCGGCTCTTTCAGCACGCCCGGCCAGCGCAGCGCCTCGAGCACGGAAAGCGAGCGGGCGTCCGGGAAGACGCGCAGCACCTGCTTCTCGAGGCCGCGCAGCTCCTCGAGGGCCGCGGGCACGATTTCGTACGCTCCTCCGGACTCGGCGGCCACGGAGATCTTCAAGGTGCAGTCGACCTTACCGCGCCGCACCGATTGCGAGACGACGTCGCGGCATTCGGGCTCGAGCGGGCGGAGCTCGTCGGGCAGACGGACGCTCACGTCGAGGAAGCGGTGATTGACGCTGCGCAGCTCCCACGCGAGGCGAAACGGCGCACAAATCGCCTCGGCGCTCGCGAACCCTGTCATGCTGTGAGGCAAGGTGTTGAATCCGTTCCGTCGAATCGTACAAAGTGCGCGGCTGGAGCCGGTCCGGCCAGGGCGGCCGCCCGTGCGGCGCCCGAGCCGCACGCGGCGGGCCTTCGCGTCCGCACGTGAGCGCCGCGGCGCGCCGCCCGGTCTCGCGCCCCGGGCGCGCCACTAGTCTAGCAACAGAGCGAGCCTGCCAGTGCGCATCGAGTACGCGAAACTGAGCCTGCCCGGAAACCGTCAGGACAACCAGGACCGCGTCGACGTCTTCGCCACGGACACGGCGGCGCTGCTCGTCGTCGTGGACGGCATGGGCGGCCACGCCGAAGGAGCCCGCGCCGCGGAGGTGACGGTGGAGACGCTGGCGGAGTGCTTCAACGAGGAGGGCGGCGCGGTGCTCGACCCGCAAGGTTTCCTCACGCTCGCGCTTTCGCACGCGCACGGCAGGGTCGTCGAGCTCGGCAAGGGCGTGCCCATGGATCACAAGCCGCGCGCGACCTGTGCCGTTTGCCTCGTGCAGGACGCGGGGGCCTACTGGGCGCACGTCGGCGACAGCCGTATTTACCACCTGCGACGCGGCCGCGTGCACGAGCGCACGCGCGATCACAGCCACGTCGAGCTGCTTCTGCGCGAAGGTTTGATCGCGGAGCGGGAGATCCGCTATCACCCGATGCGCAATTACGTCGAGTGCTGCCTCGGGGGAGACACGCCGCTGCCGAACATGAGCATCACGTCGCGCAAGCGGGTGCACGAAGGCGACGTGATCCTCGTGTGCACGGACGGGCTCTGGTCCGGCATCGACGATGCCGAGATCGGCGCGTTCGCGGACGGCCGGAAGCGGTTGACGAAAGCCCTCGCGGCGCTGGCCGAGCAAGCGGTTCGGTGTAACAGCCCGCACAGCGACAACACCAGCGCCGCGGCGCTTCGATGGCTCGGCGAGTGAGCACGGAGGTTTCGGATGCGTCCCAG of Gammaproteobacteria bacterium contains these proteins:
- a CDS encoding protein phosphatase 2C domain-containing protein, which translates into the protein MRIEYAKLSLPGNRQDNQDRVDVFATDTAALLVVVDGMGGHAEGARAAEVTVETLAECFNEEGGAVLDPQGFLTLALSHAHGRVVELGKGVPMDHKPRATCAVCLVQDAGAYWAHVGDSRIYHLRRGRVHERTRDHSHVELLLREGLIAEREIRYHPMRNYVECCLGGDTPLPNMSITSRKRVHEGDVILVCTDGLWSGIDDAEIGAFADGRKRLTKALAALAEQAVRCNSPHSDNTSAAALRWLGE
- a CDS encoding YicC/YloC family endoribonuclease → MPHSMTGFASAEAICAPFRLAWELRSVNHRFLDVSVRLPDELRPLEPECRDVVSQSVRRGKVDCTLKISVAAESGGAYEIVPAALEELRGLEKQVLRVFPDARSLSVLEALRWPGVLKEPQLDFAVLAEPAKRSLREAAAALKAARAREGSRLAASLEERNEAIVSLLGAVRPCVESAEARYRQKLEERLARLDVQAQPERLEQELVLLAQRLDVTEEIDRLAGHVAEVRGVLARAEPIGRRLDFLIQEMNREANTLASKAQDEDLTRAAVELKVLIEQMREQVQNLE